TCTAGTCTCCAGGTATAAAAATAAAGCCTTAGTTCTGAATTTTGCTACTTACCAACTGCAAACATGTTACTTAAGGTGTTGGTTCCTATTGGTGGATGTGGGCTTAATTTTACTGCATGTTTATATGAATATTGATTAATGTGggtgttgattatttgccttattttgtttgttatctaaaaacattaattaatagaAATGCTAGTTACTTTACTCTGGTGTGCTACTTCTGAGATTCATGGTAAATAATGTGCTAAATAATGTTGGTTAAAGGAATATTAATGTAAAGTATTACCAATATACTAATAAATAACAtagttttgtgtcttttttggATCCAGGCTCTTTCATTCTGTCCACCCCAATTTTAATGTATCAAAGGCTTGAGGATGGCTACTGGTATGGGCCAAGACAGTACTGCATGGAACGCTTTCCCTCGAAGACACATGAAAGAGCCTTCATACTGTACCAGTTCATAGCTGTCTACCTGCTGCCTGTTCTAACCATCTCCTTCTGCTATTCCTTTATGTTGAAGAGGGTGGGCCAGCCAACCGTGGAGCCCGTTGATAATAACCATCAGGTAGGAGCACTGGCTTTCCTTATTGCTGACAAGATTTCCGTAATTTTGTGTCTGTACCcaaccacaatggatttgaaatgaagcaatcaagatgtgattgaagtgtagactttcagctttaattcaatgggttttacaaaaaaattattgcattaaccatttaagaattacagacattttttacatagtataTGACTGTATATTATATTCCATGTCCcgaaacttaaataaaaaagatattgCATGTGGAGACCCTGGTATATAATTCACAACTCTACTGCTTGAAGGGTCATGCCTTTGATGAGCTGGCCTTTTGAGACAGCTAGTGATCTGTTTCTTTTAAGTGTAATGATGCCTTGACAAAGCTGATCTATTTTCAGGTGCATCTGCTCTCTGAGAGAACCATTTCCATCAGGAGTAAGGTTTCCAAAATGGTGGTAGTCATCGTAGTGCTCTTCACTATCTGCTGGGGTCCCATTCAGATCTTTGTCCTCTTTCAGTCTTTCTACCCCAACTTTAAGGTCAATTATGCCACATATAAGATCAAGACATGGGCCAACTGCATGTCATATGCCAACTCGTCTATCAATCCCATCGTGTATGGCTTCATGGGTGCCAGCTTCCGAAAGTCCTTCAGGAAGACTTTCCCCTTCTTCTTCAGACATGCAGTGAGGGACAGCAGTGTAACCTCTCGTACAGCCAATGCAGAAATCAAATTTGTTGCAAAAGATGAGAGCAATACGGAAAGGAAATGAGCAGCAGGCAGGCAAGAGAATTAGCACCTTCATCTGCACATAGACAAATGCCTAATTGCTGGCACATCCTGCACCAAAACAAACTGACTTTGGAAATTAAACGATTTGTTCAGGGAGCTTCGGTGTGCATAATAAAGAGATGGATGTACAATGACATGGAAAAGCACATTTGCATGTTAATTCCTGGATGCTTACTTAACCGTTAATAAGTATAACACATGACCAATATGAAATGAGAATgagatgaaatgagatttaataCTACATGTAAGTTCAGAGAAACAGTGGATGCTGGCCGTAAAATGAATGGGATGTAAATCAGAGAGGTCAACGTCTTTGCCAGATGAATGGATGTTCTGCCAACAGCGATATGCACGAACCTGCCAGAGAGGATGTTAACTGAATGATCCATGGAGACTCATGACTCATTGATTGAGGTGGAGATATAGGTTGGTCCTGCACCTccctgtgaacacacacactgctgcctaGCAAACCCTGTACATTTTTATCTTAATGGGTGTTACTGATGTTCTCAGTTTACCTCCTGACTCAGCCGAGAGTGTTCTTACTTTGACAGCAAGTCTAAACACATTTCAGAACATACTGTATTGTTACCAATTACAGCTTGGGTTGGCAATGCTTGTACCCTGTACAGTTAGTAAAGCTGTTCAATTGTTTTGCTGATGGACACACAGCCTAATCAGAGAAGGGTCAATGGTGTATAAATGTTCTTGTGAGATGAGCCTTCTGTGACCTTCTGGCTCAAGAAGAaatactgtcttttttttataacattgcGATTTTGCCAGATGCTTCTGATCAACTGAATAGATTTTCCATCACCATGATATAAAGAcagtaataaacataaaataatataagaCTGACGTGTAACTTTATGAATATTGAATGGATGGGattattgtatgtatgtatgtatgtatgtatgtatgtatgtatagagccctccaaaattattggtacCCTTCATAacaatgagcaaaaataaatatataaaaagaataacacatgcaaTTAGTAATATTTTGAGCTCAATCATACAAGGgcatttaaacctttttttcccaaacCCCCCCAAAAGCAGCTTTTATTAAGTAGTGCATTCTTCTACAAAACattgcttttaaaatattatgcatgcttacaattaatatttctCTCCTGCCCTGAAGAGAACAGCACTGAGCctctttctgtcatttttttaaggTTGGAGACACTTTTACAGGGCTCTTGGTCTAATCCTCCATGCAAcattttaagctcctttatattccTGGGTTTGTTCATATGGTCTCTGCTCTTCAATTCCAacaccacaggttttcaaaaaGGTTCAAATCTGGAGACTGAGACAGTTAAATAACAGGCTGATgttgtgtttctttaaccatATCAGTGCTGATTTAGAAGTatgttttcatcattttgttgAAAGCTCTATATATGGCCAGCTCTGCCAGcaggttttgggctgaaatatcctggtacttagCAAAGGTCATGGTGCCATTAATGTTCACAAGAGCCCCTAAAGCACCTGctacaaaacagccccaaagcatccCTGAACAACCCACATATTTTCCACTGAGCTATCAGGTGCTTTTCCTTGTATGCAGTCCTGTTTTTTTCACCACACATGCCAAAGATGCACGTGACCAGAAAGATTTCCAGCGCATCACACAATGCCATTTGTATTTCTAATGAAGCTTGCTGAAGTTCAGATGTTGCATTTCGTGATACTCTAACGTAGGGCTTCTTTATTGCAATGCTTTCCAACAGCTCGTTGTTATGAAAGTGGTGTTTAACAGTTGATTTTGAAACTTTCGAATTAAAATCAAACTGTGCAATTCTAAAGCTGTGATCTCTGGGGGTCTTTTTCCCTCCTTTCCCATCCTTTTCACCGTGTAGGGAAACGGTGCATGAGCACATATGTCTAATTTCCATGTGAAACTTTTTGTATGGCCCTAATTGTGCTGAATGCtatttttaactgcttatgggtttttttatgtcagtttgtgatttgtgcaggtcagcatccaatttgtttgcatttattttaaatgttcctTAGGGATGTCAATAAATTTGtgaaagaaaatataattattttaaaaaacagttctaatgtaatcattttgtatatgtatatgtatatgtacaagTGA
This genomic interval from Pangasianodon hypophthalmus isolate fPanHyp1 chromosome 4, fPanHyp1.pri, whole genome shotgun sequence contains the following:
- the kiss1ra gene encoding KISS1 receptor a, with protein sequence MFSSEVWNSSEMLLNDSARNLSLEEVEEGEHPFLTDAWLVPLFFSLIMLVGLVGNSLVIYVISKHRQMRTATNFYIANLAATDIIFLVCCVPFTATLYPLPGWIFGDFMCKFVAFLQQVTVQATCITLTAMSGDRCYVTVYPLKSLRHRTPRVAMIVSICIWIGSFILSTPILMYQRLEDGYWYGPRQYCMERFPSKTHERAFILYQFIAVYLLPVLTISFCYSFMLKRVGQPTVEPVDNNHQVHLLSERTISIRSKVSKMVVVIVVLFTICWGPIQIFVLFQSFYPNFKVNYATYKIKTWANCMSYANSSINPIVYGFMGASFRKSFRKTFPFFFRHAVRDSSVTSRTANAEIKFVAKDESNTERK